The window GGGAACGTGAAACAGTGTACCGGCTCTTTGAAAAATACCTGCTTTTCCTGAAAGAGAACGACTTCTATGACGTCAACATCCTCACACACCAGTGGTTGTCTTACTGTAAGCCGGTATATGATTACATCGTGGTGGATGAAGTGCAGGACTTCACCAACATCCAGCTGCACATCATCCTGAAATCACTGAATAATCCTACCAACTTCATCCTCTGTGGTGATTCGAACCAGGTGGTGTACCCCAATTTCTTTTCTTGGTCGCACCTGAAGAGCATGTTTTACCGGAGCGGACTGATAGAGAACGAAGTGAAGATACTACGTGCCAATTACCGCAACAGTCAAACCATCACCACCCTGGCCAACAGGTTGCTCAAAATCAAGAACGCCCGATTCGGCTCCATCGATAAGGAGAGCAATTACCTGCTCACTACCGATACGGCGGTGAAAGGGGATGCCGTTTTCATTGAACAGGTGGGGAATGCGGTGGCCGACCTTGGACAAAAGACCCGCCAGTCGGTCAAGTATGCCGTGCTGGTGCTGCGAAACGAAGATAAGGCAAAGGCACGGGAGTTTTTTAAGACACCGCTGCTCTTCTCCGTGCAGGAGCTGAAGGGACTTGAGTATGAGAATGTGATCCTCTACAACTTTATCTCCGAAAACGCTGCCGAATATAACGCGGTGTGTGAGGGGGTGACCCGCGACAACCTGCTGGTTGACGAGCTGACCTACGCGCGCGGAAAGGACAAAACCGACAAATCGCATGAGATCTACAAGTTTTACATTAACGCGTTGTACGTGGCATTGACGCGTGCCGTGAAAAATGTATTCATCGTTGAGAAGTCCGGGGGACACAAGCTCCTCCGTCTGCTGGAGATAGCAGAAGATGCACCGAAACGTATCATGAAGGAGGAGATCTCATCGGCCGACGACTGGAAGATGGAAGCACGCCGCCTGGAGATGCAGGGGAAAACAGAACAGGTGGATGCCATCAGGAAAGGAATGCTGGCTACTGTGAAGCCTGACTGGGAGCCGATGACAATAGAACAGTACCGGATCACCAAAGAGGAAGCGCTGAACCCGGAAAACTTCAATAAAAAAGCGAAGGACAGGCTTTTCGATTTTGCCTTGCTCCACAACCAGGAGGTGGTGATACGGCAGCTGGCCGAGCTGAAATACAAACGTGCCGAACGTTTCGAAACGGAGCGTTCATCGCTCTATAGAAAATATTACCATCATTACAAGAAGGATAACCTGCAGATGATTCTCCCGCTACTCAACAGGTACGGGGTCGATTACCGGGATCAGCATAACTTCACCCCATTGCACGCGGCGGCTTTTGCCGGGGCGGTGAAGATTGCCAAAACACTGCTCAGCCACGGTGCCAGTCCCTCCTCCCTGGATACTTTCAGGAAGACACCCCTTCAGATTACACTGGAACAGGCTTTCCTGTCGTCCGATTATGCCAGGAACAGACTGGGTGAGATCTATCCCCTGCTGCTTACCGATGCCTTGAAGATCCAGACGGATGGGTTCCTCATCAAAATTGACCCTCACAAGGTGGAATACCTGCTGATTAACCTCTTCCTGGTTGTGCAACCGATGATACTGCAGAAGAAATCGTTTTATGAGGAGATGGCGGTGAAGATCGATGACCTGATTGAGAACTTGCAACATTTCTCCGACGCAGTGCTGCCTCCTCATCGCAAGAAACGCACCTACATGCTTGCATTGCTTGCCAAACATGAGATTGAGAGCAACAACCCTTACAACAAGAAGATCTTCAAACGGATCAGCAGGGGGAATTATCAGTTGAATCCTGATCTCGCGATCCTGATCGACGGGAATTGGGTCTCCGTAGTCGATATCTTCAACTATCGCGACCTTTCAGTGGTTGAGCTCAGGGAGCATGCCTTGCAGCGAGAGGTAAAAGAGATGGAAGCATTTCGCAAAAAGATGGAGAAGGAGAGGAAGAACAGGGAAAAATGGGGGTGGTGATCAGATAATCAGCTTTTTGCGATCAGCTAATAAGGAATCATCCTTGAATTGAATCATTCACTATATCGAAGACCAGCATATGACAATGGAGAGTAACGACTTACTGAAGGATATATTGGCACATACTGCCACAAGCAAGCTGAAACAGTTTATCAGCGAGTACGCAAACGATCATGCGGATTTTCGGAACGTTTTCCTGGAGAAATTCTCTCCGAAACCAAAGCCGAAGCCGGATTCCAAACATAAACAGCCTGAGGAGGATTACCCGAGAATAATCAAAAAAGCATTTGATGAAGGAGAAAGCAGGTCACATGGTAAATACCGGAATGATTATTATGATATAGGGTTCGATGCCGAAGCGGTGAGCAATAAGCTGGAACCGTTGCTCGACAAAGCGCGCTATTATCTGCGTCACGACAACAGGGAGGAGGCCATATGCATTGCGCAGAACCTGATCGATACCATTCCCGACTACTGGGATGAGAATTTCGACTACGAGGGGGATGTACAGGTGATATACGATGAAGCGATCGATCTGCTTGAAGATATCCTGAACGATGAACCCACTACTGAACAGATGGAGCTGATCTTCAGCTGGTACGAAAGAGTGATCGGTGATGAGAAACACAATTATATGGGATTGAATACCTCATTGGAGGTGCTGGAGAATTATTTTGCCGCAGATGCCGCGGGTGGGTTTGAACGTGTGCTCCGCATCGTTGACAAGCGGATCGCAATCTCGGAAGAATATGAGAAGCAGCGCGCTGTAGTGGAAAAGATATACTTGTTGGAGGAGAATAACCGGGAGGCGGCAGCGGATCAGACAATCGAGCAATATTTATTCTTTCCCGATGTCCGCGCGATCAGATTGAAGCGATTGCTGACAGCGGAGCGGTATGATGATGCCATCCGGTTGCTGCAGGAAGGAATACAGATTGCCCGGGAAAAGAAGACGATAGGTACGGTGAATGAGTGGCAAAAGGAGCTTTTGTCGATCTATACGCGTTTGAACAACCACGCAAAGATCGTGGAGATCACGAAGGAGTTGTTCGTGGAGGGCAAAGAACAACGTGCATGTTACCAGTCACTCAGGAAACTCACTCCTGAGGATGAGTGGCCTGACATGCTGACCTGGATATTGCAAATTTTATCGGAGAAGAGATATTACGACACGGGTGAGTTGAGGGCGGATATATACGTGGAACACAAGAGATGGGACGACCTCTTGCAGCTATGCCGGAATAGTGGTGTCGGGATGATCCGCAAGTATGAGAAACATCTCCGTCCCCGTTACCCGAAGGAGGTTTTTTCCATCTATCTGCAATATGTGCAACAACAGGCTACCATCACCGACAAAGAGGCCTACAAGCGGGTCGGCCAGACACTGATTTGGATGAAATCGTTCGAGGGAGGAACAGCAGTGGTTAGAGAACTGATCAACCAGTTCCGGGAGACCTATAAACGACGGCCTTACATGATGAAAGAGCTGGATCGGGTTTTTTGACCGCACTCCTGGAGAGGGGTACAGTTGCCATAATCTTACACAGTGATTGCCGGGCTCCCGGTTCTAAGAACAATCCTGCATCCGTTTTGTTGCGAGAAAATGTCAGGCGGTTGGATTGCCATGGATGAGAAATTTGAAAATCAATATCAAACGAATATATTTGCGCCCATAATAATGAAACCATACTTCTCATCGGTGCAGCATGCATGTACCGATGTGATCAGTAATATAACTTTTTTGAAAAATGTTCTAACCTCATTTTTGTTGTTTGTGTAGTTTTGAAGTCAAATATTGTAGTGGTTTTACTAACCATATTCTGATGAAACAGGATTATACTCATAATTGAGTTAGTTAATTTATTCAAGTTTCGCAAGTAAAAATTCAGTAAAAATAATCGCATAAAAAAACGGCACAGAGGCTTCTGTAATTCACAGATTATTAGTATATTTAAGCGTCAAAACCAAAAATACTAACAGCCCTATGCCGATATACAAAAGTAACTCCATTTTATCAGAAATCAGCGTTTTTTTCAAGAAAGATGATTCAAACAGTGCCCTTTTTACCCTGACGGATATGCTAAAAGGTTTCAACATGTCGGAGAAGGTCCTCTTCGGGAGCAGGAGCAAATGCAACAGCAAGTATTCCCTGCTGCAGGTGCTCGAGTTGCTGATTATGTTCCCCTGTTTCATGATCAAGAATCCTTACAATTATTGTCGATCATCCC of the Petrimonas mucosa genome contains:
- a CDS encoding UvrD-helicase domain-containing protein; this encodes MFDLFIYNDIKPGKLRKQFDKTVEQLSRGDFVSAEVKKMRDTGLYRARLDYENRLLFRFGRYNDRTCLLILEIIMNHAYDKSRFLRGSGVDESKLLPVRSQQEVPEGDLVPLTFLNPRNSRFHLLDKVLSFDDRQEEVLSLPLPHIVIGSAGSGKTALTLEKMKSLTGRVLYITLSPFLAENSARLFYSFNYENDKLEIDFLSYREFLETLKIPDGKEVDFRTFESWFARHRQATRLRDAHKTFEEYRGVITGQDITKEYLSFDEYLALGVKQSIFPVRERETVYRLFEKYLLFLKENDFYDVNILTHQWLSYCKPVYDYIVVDEVQDFTNIQLHIILKSLNNPTNFILCGDSNQVVYPNFFSWSHLKSMFYRSGLIENEVKILRANYRNSQTITTLANRLLKIKNARFGSIDKESNYLLTTDTAVKGDAVFIEQVGNAVADLGQKTRQSVKYAVLVLRNEDKAKAREFFKTPLLFSVQELKGLEYENVILYNFISENAAEYNAVCEGVTRDNLLVDELTYARGKDKTDKSHEIYKFYINALYVALTRAVKNVFIVEKSGGHKLLRLLEIAEDAPKRIMKEEISSADDWKMEARRLEMQGKTEQVDAIRKGMLATVKPDWEPMTIEQYRITKEEALNPENFNKKAKDRLFDFALLHNQEVVIRQLAELKYKRAERFETERSSLYRKYYHHYKKDNLQMILPLLNRYGVDYRDQHNFTPLHAAAFAGAVKIAKTLLSHGASPSSLDTFRKTPLQITLEQAFLSSDYARNRLGEIYPLLLTDALKIQTDGFLIKIDPHKVEYLLINLFLVVQPMILQKKSFYEEMAVKIDDLIENLQHFSDAVLPPHRKKRTYMLALLAKHEIESNNPYNKKIFKRISRGNYQLNPDLAILIDGNWVSVVDIFNYRDLSVVELREHALQREVKEMEAFRKKMEKERKNREKWGW